DNA sequence from the bacterium genome:
CGCCGATCTCCGGATTGAACTGCGCCTCGATGCGCATGTCGCCGCCGATGACTTTCTTGGCGGCTGACAGCATGGCGTTCTCGACCGCCTGCACGACGATCGAGCGATCGATGCCCTTCTCCTTGCTGACCTGTTCGATGACCCGTGCGAGATCGAGACCCGGAGGCCCGCCATGCTGCATAACGTTCACCTCGGTTCAGCGCCCGGAGGCCCGCCGCCGCTGCTGCTGCGGCTCCGGAAACTCGTGCTCGTAATTGGCCTGAGCGATCGTGTCGAAGGCGACGAAGCGCTCGCCGTCGCCGACCGCACAGACGATGCCGTCGTGGCGGACCTCCTTCAGGACCCCCAAGAAAGCGCGGCGGCCGTCGCCCGCGTCGATCATCCGCACCCGTACCCGCTTGCCGATGTAACGGCGGAAGTGGTCCGGTTGACGCAGACGGCGGTTGATGCCGGGCGACGACACCTCGAGTGTGTAACTGCCCGGGACGAGATCGTGCACCTCGATCAGATCGCCGAGACGGCGACTCATGGTCGACAATTCGTCGATGGTCACGCCCCCGTCCGGGCGGTCGAGGTAGAAGCGCAGGACATTGCCACGCCCTTCCCGTCGGTAGTCTATGTCGACGATCTCCATGCCCTCATTCGCGACCAGTGGGTCGACGGCTCGCCAGACCCGCCCAATCACCGAACTATCCATTTTTGAAATAAAAAAGTGGGCGCGTGGCCCACCCGTAGCGGCCGAAAATACTACCGTTTTGGATAGCACAGGCCGCGAGACGGCCGCAAGGGAGCCATCCCCCGCGGGGCAGAGCGAACGCTACCGCCCACGGCGGTTGCCGCGTCGTCAGGTCGTCTCAGCGGTGGCTTTGACCGCTGGTCAGGACGTCTCGATGTCGTCCCGGTGGTGGAAGGTCTGCAGTTCGATGATCGAGTAGGTGCGCTTGCCCTTTGGCGTAGCCACCTCCACGTCGTCTCCGACCTCTTTGTTGAGTAGTGCCTTGCCCAGGGGTGATCCGATCGAGATCAGTCCGGCCGACGCATTCACTTCCTCGGGGAACACCAACTCGTACTTCTCCTCGGCGCCGTCCTCGCTCTCGAGCGTCACCTTGCTGCCGTAGCCGACGGCTTCCTGGGGAATCGAACTGACGGTGTAGAGCGAGAGGTCGCGAATGCGCTGCTCTATCTGGTGGATGCGAGCGTTGACGAATCCCTGTCGCTCCTTCGCCGCGGCGTATTCCGCGTTCTCGCGCAGGTCGCCGTGGGCACGCGCGATCTCGATCTCCTTCGGAAGCTTGTTGCGGAGCTCGAAGCGCAGATCCTCCAGCTCCTTCTTGAGCCGCCGCATGACCGGCAGTTCCACAGCTGCCTCGTGAGTTGGGGTGCGCCGAGACCCGAGCTCAGCGTCGCGTCGTCGAGCCCGTCTGCTGATCGACGAGCTGATGGGCCTTGTCATCGCGATAGGCAGAGGCCGACTTCTCCATCCAACTGCCGGCGTCGTTCATCACTGCCTCACCGTTGTGGATGTACCAGTACATGCCACAGATGCCCACTACGAAGCCGATCATGAAGCGCTTGAACATCGCCTGCTTCTCGCGCGCCGGAGTCTAGACGGGCATCGTGGTGCAGTCAAAGGCGAATCTCCAAAAAGGAAGAGCAGCCCTTGGCCGGCAGGGTTTGCAGCGCCGGGCCCGCCACCCTAGCATCCGGGCCATGCGCGCGCTGCGGCTGGTGGTCGACTTCCTCTATCCACCGCGCTGCCCCGCCTGCGGCGTCCGCACGGCCAGTATCGCCTTCTGCGCCCCCTGCCGCGAGCCGATCCAGCTACCGCGATCGCCGCTGTGCACGACCTGCGGGCTGCCGTTTGCGGGGGTCGGGCCGGATCACCGCTGCACCACCTGTCGGACCCACCCACCGCGCTTTCGCCAGGCGAGGGCCCGTGCGGCGGTGGATCGGCGCGAACGCAGCCCGCTGATTGAGGCCCTGGCGCGGTTCAAGTACGGGCGTGACATCACCCTGGC
Encoded proteins:
- a CDS encoding ribosome maturation factor RimP; translated protein: MEIVDIDYRREGRGNVLRFYLDRPDGGVTIDELSTMSRRLGDLIEVHDLVPGSYTLEVSSPGINRRLRQPDHFRRYIGKRVRVRMIDAGDGRRAFLGVLKEVRHDGIVCAVGDGERFVAFDTIAQANYEHEFPEPQQQRRRASGR
- a CDS encoding transcription elongation factor GreA, which gives rise to MELPVMRRLKKELEDLRFELRNKLPKEIEIARAHGDLRENAEYAAAKERQGFVNARIHQIEQRIRDLSLYTVSSIPQEAVGYGSKVTLESEDGAEEKYELVFPEEVNASAGLISIGSPLGKALLNKEVGDDVEVATPKGKRTYSIIELQTFHHRDDIETS